In the Theobroma cacao cultivar B97-61/B2 chromosome 1, Criollo_cocoa_genome_V2, whole genome shotgun sequence genome, one interval contains:
- the LOC18611969 gene encoding uncharacterized protein At1g10890, protein MPRSLSRSRSRSPSYRSRHSRRSRREHTRRSRSTSPRRRRSRSPSHRRRKSRSPTPRRHRRRTSFSPLPKSPSPALPVHQNNRLQQEAELKLLEEETTKRLEEAIQKNVEERLNSEQVKLDIERRIVEGRKKLLDDVNTQLEKEKEAALAEARLKQEQARREREELDKMLEENRRRVEEAQRREALELQRKEEERYRELELIQRQKEEAARRKKLEEEEEHANQMSTLGKNKSRPKVPFGIGL, encoded by the exons ATGCCAAGAAGCTTATCCCGGTCTCGATCTCGGTCTCCGTCGTACCGGTCGAGGCACAGCCGGCGAAGCCGAAGAGAGCATACCAGGAGAAGCCGTTCAACCTCTCCACGTCGGCGTAGAAGCCGTTCGCCATCTCATCGACGCCGTAAAAGCCGCTCTCCAACTCCAAGGAGACACCGTAGGCGAACCTCCTTCTCTCCTTTGCCCAAATCTCCCTCCCCAGCTCTTCCCGTCCATCAAAATAATAG GCTTCAACAAGAGGCTGAACTGAAGTTATTAGAGGAAGAGACCACGAAGAGATTGGAGGAAGCAATTCAGAAAAATGTTGAGGAGAGGTTGAACTCAGAGCAAGTTAAGTTGGATATAGAGAGGCGGATAGTGGAAGGGCGTAAGAAGCTGTTGGATGATGTTAACACGCAActcgaaaaagaaaaggaagctGCTCTTGCGGAGGCAAGGCTAAAACAA GAACAAGCCCggagggagagagaggagCTGGATAAGATGCTAGAAGAGAACAGGAGGAGGGTGGAAGAGGCTCAGAGAAGAGAAGCCCTGGAACTACAGAGGAAGGAGGAGGAAAGGTACCGGGAGTTGGAGCTGATTCAAAGGCAAAAGGAGGAGGCTGCTCGGAGGAAAAAGCttgaagaggaagaagaacaTGCAAACCAGATGAGTACGTTGGGTAAGAACAAGTCTAGACCAAAGGTGCCATTTGGAATTGGTTTGTAA
- the LOC18611972 gene encoding uncharacterized protein LOC18611972 isoform X1, with translation MINSSMCKASSLSHATLSLRAKSCSFPVNNPNRLSNKHCMVFSNVRNRAKTCLLTNAYVKRARDFGGKEEEKGEEANAHGKEKVHCEVEVLSWRERRIKAEILVSADIDSVWNALTDYERLADFIPNLICSGRIPCPHPGRIWLEQRGLQRALYWHIEARVVLDLQEISNSSNGRELHFSMVDGDFKKFEGKWSVKSGTRSVTTILSYEVNVIPRFNFPAIFLERIIRSDLPVNLGALASQAESNYHGNQKMSIAKDMVRTSSPVPSSPGMDLDGALLEKDKLLPVDLRESYASSNLGPLLSSSSELNCNWGVFGKLCRINRPRMVDEVHLRRFDGLLENGGVHRCVVASITVKAPVREVWNVLTAYESLPEFVPNLAISKVLSRENNKVRILQEGCKGLLYMVLHARVVLDLHEQLEQEISFEQVEGDFDSFQGRWLLEQLGSHHTLLKYSVESKMHRDSLLSEAIMEEVIYEDLPSNLCSIRDYVEKREVETHESRQLSGKESSSSSTNNETGYSDTAEQVLDSTSPNSCRQRPRVPGLQRDIEVLKAELLKFISEHGQEGFMPMRKQLRLHGRVDIEKAITRIGGFRRIASLMNLSLAYKQRKPKGYWDNLENLQDEISRFQRSWGMDPSFMPSRMSFERAGRYDIARALEKWGGLHEVSRLLSLKVRHPSRQPQTTPKEKQIDNVASSDVESEGKTPSNSYVSQNPQKWLKRLQDLDIDWVD, from the exons ATGATCAACAGTTCCATGTGCAAGGCTTCGAGTTTGAGCCATGCAACTCTCTCACTCAGAGCAAAAAGTTGTTCATTTCCAGTGAACAACCCTAATCGTCTGTCCAACAAACATTGCATGGTCTTTTCCAATGTTAGAAACAGAGCCAAGACTTGTTTGTTGACGAACGCGTACGTGAAAAGAGCGAGGGATTTCGgtggaaaagaagaagaaaaaggggagGAAGCCAACGCACACGGGAAGGAGAAAGTGCACTGCGAAGTGGAAGTGCTTTCTTGGAGAGAGAGGCGAATCAAGGCCGAAATTTTGGTCTCCGCTGACATTGATTCTGTCTGGAATGCTCTCACTGATTATGAGCGTCTTGCCGATTTTATTCCCAATCTTATTTGCAG TGGAAGAATTCCTTGTCCTCATCCTGGACGAATATGGTTGGAGCAGAGAGGTTTGCAAAGGGCATTATATTGGCATATTGAAGCACGTGTAGTCCTTGATCTCCAAGAAATTTCCAATTCG TCCAATGGTCGTGAACTCCATTTTTCCATGGTTGATGGAGATTTTAAGAAGTTTGAAGGGAAATGGTCAGTCAAATCTGGAACAAG GTCTGTCACTACAATTTTATCATATGAAGTTAATGTAATTCCGAGATTTAATTTCCCTGCCATTTTCCTGGAGCGGATTATTAGATCAGATCTTCCTGTGAATCTTGGAGCCTTGGCTTCTCAAGCTGAAAGCAATTATCATGGGAATCAGAAGATGTCAATAGCAAAAGATATGGTTAGAACATCTTCGCCTGTTCCGTCTTCACCTGGAATGGACTTGGATGGTGCACTCTTGGAAAAGGACAAACTACTACCAGTAGACCTAAGAGAAAGTTATGCTAGCTCCAATCTTGGTCCCTTGCTTTCATCTTCAAGTGAGTTGAACTGTAACTGGGGTGTTTTTGGAAAACTGTGCAGAATTAATAGGCCTCGCATGGTGGATGAAGTTCATCTTCGTAGATTTGATGGCCTACTG GAAAATGGAGGTGTTCATCGCTGTGTTGTTGCTAGCATAACTGTAAAAGCTCCTGTTCGTGAAGTTTGGAATGTTTTAACTGCTTATGAGAGTCTCCCAGA GTTTGTTCCAAATTTAGCTATTAGTAAAGTTTTATCACGCGAAAACAACAAAGTTCGCATTCTCCAG GAAGGATGCAAGGGTCTATTGTATATGGTTCTTCATGCACGAGTCGTTTTAGATCTACACGAACAACTTGAACAAGAGATCAGTTTTGAGCAGGTTGAAGGGGATTTTGACTCATTTCAGGGAAGATGGCTTCTAGAGCAACTTGGAAGTCATCACACGCTACTGAAGTATTCTGTGGAGTCAAAAATGCACAGAGATTCCCTTCTTTCTGAAGCTATAATGGAAGAG GTTATATATGAAGATCTACCATCCAATTTATGTTCAATTCGAGATTATGTTGAGAAAAGGGAGGTGGAAACACATGAAAGTCGACAACTTTCAGGGAAAGAAAGTTCTTCCTCCAGCACAAACAATGAAACAGGTTATAGTGATACTGCTGAGCAGGTTTTGGATTCCACTAGTCCTAATTCATGTAGACAAAGACCCAGAGTTCCTGGCCTGCAAAGGGACATTGAAGTCCTTAAAGCTGAGCTCCTGAAATTTATATCTGAACACGGACAGGAAGGATTTATGCCGATGAGAAAGCAACTTCGCTTGCATGGCCGAGTGGATATTGAGAAAGCCATCACACGCATAGGTGGATTTAGAAGGATTGCATCTTTGATGAATCTCTCCCTTGCATACAAACAACGCAAACCAAAGGGCTACTGGGACAACCTTGAGAATCTACAGGATGAG ATTAGCCGATTCCAGAGGAGCTGGGGGATGGACCCATCATTTATGCCCAGTAGAATGTCTTTTGAGCGTGCAG GGCGTTATGACATTGCACGTGCATTGGAGAAATGGGGGGGCCTTCATGAAGTTTCTCGTCTACTGTCTCTCAAGGTGAGACACCCCAGCAGACAACCGCAAACTACTCCTAAGGAGAAACAGATTGACAACGTAGCAAGCAGTGATGTAGAGAGTGAAGGAAAGACTCCATCAAATTCTTATGTTTCTCAAAATCCACAAAAGTGGCTCAAAAGGCTACAAGATTTGGACATTGATTGGGTCGACTAA
- the LOC18611972 gene encoding uncharacterized protein LOC18611972 isoform X2, which translates to MINSSMCKASSLSHATLSLRAKSCSFPVNNPNRLSNKHCMVFSNVRNRAKTCLLTNAYVKRARDFGGKEEEKGEEANAHGKEKVHCEVEVLSWRERRIKAEILVSADIDSVWNALTDYERLADFIPNLICSGRIPCPHPGRIWLEQRGLQRALYWHIEARVVLDLQEISNSSNGRELHFSMVDGDFKKFEGKWSVKSGTRSDLPVNLGALASQAESNYHGNQKMSIAKDMVRTSSPVPSSPGMDLDGALLEKDKLLPVDLRESYASSNLGPLLSSSSELNCNWGVFGKLCRINRPRMVDEVHLRRFDGLLENGGVHRCVVASITVKAPVREVWNVLTAYESLPEFVPNLAISKVLSRENNKVRILQEGCKGLLYMVLHARVVLDLHEQLEQEISFEQVEGDFDSFQGRWLLEQLGSHHTLLKYSVESKMHRDSLLSEAIMEEVIYEDLPSNLCSIRDYVEKREVETHESRQLSGKESSSSSTNNETGYSDTAEQVLDSTSPNSCRQRPRVPGLQRDIEVLKAELLKFISEHGQEGFMPMRKQLRLHGRVDIEKAITRIGGFRRIASLMNLSLAYKQRKPKGYWDNLENLQDEISRFQRSWGMDPSFMPSRMSFERAGRYDIARALEKWGGLHEVSRLLSLKVRHPSRQPQTTPKEKQIDNVASSDVESEGKTPSNSYVSQNPQKWLKRLQDLDIDWVD; encoded by the exons ATGATCAACAGTTCCATGTGCAAGGCTTCGAGTTTGAGCCATGCAACTCTCTCACTCAGAGCAAAAAGTTGTTCATTTCCAGTGAACAACCCTAATCGTCTGTCCAACAAACATTGCATGGTCTTTTCCAATGTTAGAAACAGAGCCAAGACTTGTTTGTTGACGAACGCGTACGTGAAAAGAGCGAGGGATTTCGgtggaaaagaagaagaaaaaggggagGAAGCCAACGCACACGGGAAGGAGAAAGTGCACTGCGAAGTGGAAGTGCTTTCTTGGAGAGAGAGGCGAATCAAGGCCGAAATTTTGGTCTCCGCTGACATTGATTCTGTCTGGAATGCTCTCACTGATTATGAGCGTCTTGCCGATTTTATTCCCAATCTTATTTGCAG TGGAAGAATTCCTTGTCCTCATCCTGGACGAATATGGTTGGAGCAGAGAGGTTTGCAAAGGGCATTATATTGGCATATTGAAGCACGTGTAGTCCTTGATCTCCAAGAAATTTCCAATTCG TCCAATGGTCGTGAACTCCATTTTTCCATGGTTGATGGAGATTTTAAGAAGTTTGAAGGGAAATGGTCAGTCAAATCTGGAACAAG ATCAGATCTTCCTGTGAATCTTGGAGCCTTGGCTTCTCAAGCTGAAAGCAATTATCATGGGAATCAGAAGATGTCAATAGCAAAAGATATGGTTAGAACATCTTCGCCTGTTCCGTCTTCACCTGGAATGGACTTGGATGGTGCACTCTTGGAAAAGGACAAACTACTACCAGTAGACCTAAGAGAAAGTTATGCTAGCTCCAATCTTGGTCCCTTGCTTTCATCTTCAAGTGAGTTGAACTGTAACTGGGGTGTTTTTGGAAAACTGTGCAGAATTAATAGGCCTCGCATGGTGGATGAAGTTCATCTTCGTAGATTTGATGGCCTACTG GAAAATGGAGGTGTTCATCGCTGTGTTGTTGCTAGCATAACTGTAAAAGCTCCTGTTCGTGAAGTTTGGAATGTTTTAACTGCTTATGAGAGTCTCCCAGA GTTTGTTCCAAATTTAGCTATTAGTAAAGTTTTATCACGCGAAAACAACAAAGTTCGCATTCTCCAG GAAGGATGCAAGGGTCTATTGTATATGGTTCTTCATGCACGAGTCGTTTTAGATCTACACGAACAACTTGAACAAGAGATCAGTTTTGAGCAGGTTGAAGGGGATTTTGACTCATTTCAGGGAAGATGGCTTCTAGAGCAACTTGGAAGTCATCACACGCTACTGAAGTATTCTGTGGAGTCAAAAATGCACAGAGATTCCCTTCTTTCTGAAGCTATAATGGAAGAG GTTATATATGAAGATCTACCATCCAATTTATGTTCAATTCGAGATTATGTTGAGAAAAGGGAGGTGGAAACACATGAAAGTCGACAACTTTCAGGGAAAGAAAGTTCTTCCTCCAGCACAAACAATGAAACAGGTTATAGTGATACTGCTGAGCAGGTTTTGGATTCCACTAGTCCTAATTCATGTAGACAAAGACCCAGAGTTCCTGGCCTGCAAAGGGACATTGAAGTCCTTAAAGCTGAGCTCCTGAAATTTATATCTGAACACGGACAGGAAGGATTTATGCCGATGAGAAAGCAACTTCGCTTGCATGGCCGAGTGGATATTGAGAAAGCCATCACACGCATAGGTGGATTTAGAAGGATTGCATCTTTGATGAATCTCTCCCTTGCATACAAACAACGCAAACCAAAGGGCTACTGGGACAACCTTGAGAATCTACAGGATGAG ATTAGCCGATTCCAGAGGAGCTGGGGGATGGACCCATCATTTATGCCCAGTAGAATGTCTTTTGAGCGTGCAG GGCGTTATGACATTGCACGTGCATTGGAGAAATGGGGGGGCCTTCATGAAGTTTCTCGTCTACTGTCTCTCAAGGTGAGACACCCCAGCAGACAACCGCAAACTACTCCTAAGGAGAAACAGATTGACAACGTAGCAAGCAGTGATGTAGAGAGTGAAGGAAAGACTCCATCAAATTCTTATGTTTCTCAAAATCCACAAAAGTGGCTCAAAAGGCTACAAGATTTGGACATTGATTGGGTCGACTAA
- the LOC18611972 gene encoding uncharacterized protein LOC18611972 isoform X3: MVDGDFKKFEGKWSVKSGTRSVTTILSYEVNVIPRFNFPAIFLERIIRSDLPVNLGALASQAESNYHGNQKMSIAKDMVRTSSPVPSSPGMDLDGALLEKDKLLPVDLRESYASSNLGPLLSSSSELNCNWGVFGKLCRINRPRMVDEVHLRRFDGLLENGGVHRCVVASITVKAPVREVWNVLTAYESLPEFVPNLAISKVLSRENNKVRILQEGCKGLLYMVLHARVVLDLHEQLEQEISFEQVEGDFDSFQGRWLLEQLGSHHTLLKYSVESKMHRDSLLSEAIMEEVIYEDLPSNLCSIRDYVEKREVETHESRQLSGKESSSSSTNNETGYSDTAEQVLDSTSPNSCRQRPRVPGLQRDIEVLKAELLKFISEHGQEGFMPMRKQLRLHGRVDIEKAITRIGGFRRIASLMNLSLAYKQRKPKGYWDNLENLQDEISRFQRSWGMDPSFMPSRMSFERAGRYDIARALEKWGGLHEVSRLLSLKVRHPSRQPQTTPKEKQIDNVASSDVESEGKTPSNSYVSQNPQKWLKRLQDLDIDWVD; this comes from the exons ATGGTTGATGGAGATTTTAAGAAGTTTGAAGGGAAATGGTCAGTCAAATCTGGAACAAG GTCTGTCACTACAATTTTATCATATGAAGTTAATGTAATTCCGAGATTTAATTTCCCTGCCATTTTCCTGGAGCGGATTATTAGATCAGATCTTCCTGTGAATCTTGGAGCCTTGGCTTCTCAAGCTGAAAGCAATTATCATGGGAATCAGAAGATGTCAATAGCAAAAGATATGGTTAGAACATCTTCGCCTGTTCCGTCTTCACCTGGAATGGACTTGGATGGTGCACTCTTGGAAAAGGACAAACTACTACCAGTAGACCTAAGAGAAAGTTATGCTAGCTCCAATCTTGGTCCCTTGCTTTCATCTTCAAGTGAGTTGAACTGTAACTGGGGTGTTTTTGGAAAACTGTGCAGAATTAATAGGCCTCGCATGGTGGATGAAGTTCATCTTCGTAGATTTGATGGCCTACTG GAAAATGGAGGTGTTCATCGCTGTGTTGTTGCTAGCATAACTGTAAAAGCTCCTGTTCGTGAAGTTTGGAATGTTTTAACTGCTTATGAGAGTCTCCCAGA GTTTGTTCCAAATTTAGCTATTAGTAAAGTTTTATCACGCGAAAACAACAAAGTTCGCATTCTCCAG GAAGGATGCAAGGGTCTATTGTATATGGTTCTTCATGCACGAGTCGTTTTAGATCTACACGAACAACTTGAACAAGAGATCAGTTTTGAGCAGGTTGAAGGGGATTTTGACTCATTTCAGGGAAGATGGCTTCTAGAGCAACTTGGAAGTCATCACACGCTACTGAAGTATTCTGTGGAGTCAAAAATGCACAGAGATTCCCTTCTTTCTGAAGCTATAATGGAAGAG GTTATATATGAAGATCTACCATCCAATTTATGTTCAATTCGAGATTATGTTGAGAAAAGGGAGGTGGAAACACATGAAAGTCGACAACTTTCAGGGAAAGAAAGTTCTTCCTCCAGCACAAACAATGAAACAGGTTATAGTGATACTGCTGAGCAGGTTTTGGATTCCACTAGTCCTAATTCATGTAGACAAAGACCCAGAGTTCCTGGCCTGCAAAGGGACATTGAAGTCCTTAAAGCTGAGCTCCTGAAATTTATATCTGAACACGGACAGGAAGGATTTATGCCGATGAGAAAGCAACTTCGCTTGCATGGCCGAGTGGATATTGAGAAAGCCATCACACGCATAGGTGGATTTAGAAGGATTGCATCTTTGATGAATCTCTCCCTTGCATACAAACAACGCAAACCAAAGGGCTACTGGGACAACCTTGAGAATCTACAGGATGAG ATTAGCCGATTCCAGAGGAGCTGGGGGATGGACCCATCATTTATGCCCAGTAGAATGTCTTTTGAGCGTGCAG GGCGTTATGACATTGCACGTGCATTGGAGAAATGGGGGGGCCTTCATGAAGTTTCTCGTCTACTGTCTCTCAAGGTGAGACACCCCAGCAGACAACCGCAAACTACTCCTAAGGAGAAACAGATTGACAACGTAGCAAGCAGTGATGTAGAGAGTGAAGGAAAGACTCCATCAAATTCTTATGTTTCTCAAAATCCACAAAAGTGGCTCAAAAGGCTACAAGATTTGGACATTGATTGGGTCGACTAA